One Canis lupus familiaris isolate Mischka breed German Shepherd chromosome 20, alternate assembly UU_Cfam_GSD_1.0, whole genome shotgun sequence genomic region harbors:
- the BST2 gene encoding bone marrow stromal antigen 2 → MAPTLYHYYWPVPITDESESMSSSQKLSWLEWLGILGIPVVMGLSVALIIFVVKTNSKACGDGLLVEQECHNVTSLLERQLTQTRQALQGTMDQATTCNKTVVTLSASLVKEKAWGQEQLTRGEKLQGEIETLKQQLQAALEEVKQLREGKEASSKERETSSVSSLKAPPGSVVVPVYLLLGLRALLA, encoded by the exons ATGGCACCTACGCTTTACCACTACTACTGGCCTGTGCCCATAACTGACGAGTCAGAGTCAATGTCATCAAGTCAGAAGCTGAGCTGGCTGGAGTGGCTGGGCATCTTGGGGATCCCAGTGGTGATGGGTCTGTCTGTGGCTCTGATCATCTTTGTTGTCAAGACCAACAGCAAAGCCTGCGGGGATGGCCTCCTAGTAGAGCAGGAGTGTCACAATGTCACCAGCCTCCTGGAGCGCCAACTAACCCAAACCCGGCAAGCGTTACAGGGGACCATGGACCAGGCTACCACCTGCAACAAGACTGTG GTGACCCTGTCAGCTTCCCTGGTGAAGGAGAAGGCCTGGGGTCAGGAGCAGCTCACCCGAGGAGAGAAACTTCAGg GAGAGATCGAGACATTGAAGCAGCAGCTGCAGGCCGCTTTGGAGGAGGTGAAGCAGCTAAG agaagggaaggaggccTCAAGCAAGGAAAGGGAAACCAGCTCCGTCAGCTCCTTGAAGGCACCCCCCGGCTCCGTGGTGGTCCCCGTGTACCTGCTCCTAGGCCTTAGGGCTCTGCTGGCCTGA